A portion of the Cryptomeria japonica chromosome 5, Sugi_1.0, whole genome shotgun sequence genome contains these proteins:
- the LOC131042557 gene encoding disease resistance protein Roq1-like, which translates to MHMCDLLSRLDLSSWHSTVRVGVSGIGGVGKTTLAKAVYNRIYARFDAYFFAQRNSTLVDLQRAILKRLVNYHGDVSSVTEGKAVMRNLLRGVRALVILDDVNDGSHLDAVNGDWFGPGSRIIITSRDQHILNLAKADSVLKMSGLQEDEALQLFCWHAFSRAFPETPYQELSTGIARACRGHPLALQVIGGHLFDKKEPDDIQCWEEALHNIVENQEISSVLRISYDGLNHVEKEIFLDIACCFVGERKKDAVTFWEVLYPNRVQTTLKNLLLKMLINDCDPRDPLDMHDLLRGMGRNIQEQAGNNTRLRLPMGAHRALSRDGAEAVNMLVYTGENGRDPVSLHSMPSLRYLVVQNTKVVVNIGNLAPNLLWIKIRNCELSYTWLTLRNSFQLDSNWCQVKIFSVEQCASLTRIPNTLHNLVNLQCLYVRDCVALTTLPNTLGNLPQLKKLNLGGCTSLTTLPDTVGNLLQLECLEMNGCRGPKSLPSTLGNLAQLRLLCLRGCTGLRNLPNTFRNLEQLRVLVIYDCEGLESLPYGLGKLQNLRILYLPDWKDLESFHDRVVKLAQLTELNRRVGIGSLVQKKFNVYFVYHEADEREIMMNFKYKYLRTGSLRICTGSEDEESSDVSDAIDSSDILVPVLSKSFAESTMCVRKYVAMRRSDGLIIPLRLHTYTPFYRMKRWNKSRELGHQNF; encoded by the exons ATGCACATGTGTGACCTACTCAGTAGATTAGATCTTAGTTCGTGGCATAGCACAGTGAGAGTGGGAGTCAGCGGTATAGGTGGTGTCGGGAAAACCACTTTGGCCAAGGCTGTTTACAATAGAATTTATGCTAGGTTTGATGCTTATTTCTTTGCACAGAGAAATAGTACTCTTGTAGACTTGCAACGGGCAATTCTAAAAAGATTGGTAAATTACCATGGAGATGTTTCAAGTGTCACTGAGGGAAAAGCTGTGATGAGAAACCTATTGCGAGGAGTTCGTGCCCTTGTCATTTTGGACGATGTGAATGATGGCAGCCACTTGGATGCGGTGAATGGGGATTGGTTTGGGCCTGGTAGCAGAATCATCATTACATCCCGAGACCAGCATATACTCAATCTTGCTAAGGCTGATTCAGTTCTTAAAATGAGTGGGCTACAGGAGGATGAAGCTCTTCAATTGTTTTGTTGGCACGCTTTCTCAAGGGCGTTCCCGGAGACCCCTTACCAAGAGCTTTCTACAGGAATTGCAAGAGCCTGCCGGGGGCATCCTCTTGCATTACAAGTTATTGGAGGACATTTGTTTGATAAGAAGGAACCAGATGACATCCAATGTTGGGAAGAAGCTCTTCATAACATTGTGGAAAATCAAGAAATATCTAGTGTCCTTCGAATCAGTTATGATGGACTTAACCATGTTGAGAAGGAAATATTTCTGGATATAGCTTGTTGCTTTGTTGGTGAAAGGAAAAAGGATGCTGTTACCTTCTGGGAAGTTTTATACCCAAACAGAGTTCAAACAACCCTCAAGAACCTTTTGCTGAAAATGCTTATAAACGACTGTGACCCGCGAGATCCCCTCGATATGCATGACCTCTTACGGGGAATGGGAAGAAATATTCAAGAGCAGGCTGGTAATAATACCAGACTGCGGCTGCCGATGGGTGCACACAGAGCTCTCAGCAGAGACGGAGCGGAGGCAGTGAATATGCTTGTTTACACAGGAGAGAATGGAAGAGATCCCGTTAGCTTGCATAGCATGCCTTCCCTACGCTACCTAGTTGTGCAAAATACAAAAGTAGTGGTCAATATTGGAAACTTAGCTCCTAATTTGTTGTGGATAAAAATTAGAAATTGTGAATTAAGTTATACATGGTTAACATTAAGAAACAGTTTCCAGCTGGATAGCAATTGGTGCCAAGTCAAGATTTTTAGTGTAGAGCAGTGTGCAAGTCTTACAAGAATTCCAAACACGCTACACAATTTGGTGAACCTCCAATGCTTGTATGTGCGTGATTGTGTAGCTCTCACAACACTTCCAAACACACTTGGTAACTTGCCACAACTGAAGAAGTTAAATTTGGGCGGCTGTACCAGTTTAACAACCCTTCCCGATACTGTGGGCAACTTGCTGCAGctagaatgtttggagatgaatggTTGTAGAGGTCCCAAAAGCCTTCCCAGCACTTTAGGTAATTTAGCTCAACTTCGGTTGTTGTGCTTGAGAGGATGCACAGGGCTAAGGAATCTTCCCAACACATTTCGCAACTTGGAACAACTCCGGGTTTTGGTCATCTATGATTGTGAAGGTTTAGAGAGCCTTCCTTACGGGTTGGGCAAGTTACAAAATCTTAGGATATTATACCTTCCAGATTGGAAAGACCTAGAAAGCTTTCATGATCGGGTTGTCAAGTTAGCCCAACTTACGGAGTTAAACAG AAGAGTCGGCATAGGAAGCTTGGTGCAGAAGAAGTTTAATGTCTACTTTGTTTACCATGAAGCAGATGAAAGGGAAATAATGATGAATTTTAAGTACAAATACCTGCGCACTGGATCGCTTCGTATATGCACAGGCAGTGAGGATGAGGAAAGTAGTGATGTTAGCGATGCAATTGATAGCAGTGATATTCTTGTTCCTGTTCTTTCCAAAAGCTTTGCTGAGTCGACTATGTGCGTCAGAAAGTACGTAGCCATGCGCCGCTCGGATGGCCTTATCATTCCTCTACGCCTTCACACCTATACACCGTTCTATCGTATGAAACGTTGGAACAAATCGAGAGAGTTAGGACATCAAAATTTTTAA